The Mycolicibacterium aichiense region CCCCGCGCCACCTGCACATACGCTAGGTTGAACAGCATGACAGCTTCCGGCGGCGACTCCGGCGAAAAGCCGCAGAACGCGGGCGAACAGGGCCCGTCCGAGGGCACGCACGAAGCCCCGCCCATCGAACAGAACCCGGCGTCACCCGGCTACGAGACCGCCCCGTCGGGCTACGAGTCCGCCCCGCCGGCCTATCCCGGCTACGACGCTCCGGGGGCCTACCCGCCGCCGCCGGGGTACAGCGCGCCTGGCTATCCGCCCCCACCGCCGGGTTACGGCCCGCAGCCGGGCTACCCGCCGCCGTCCCCGGGCGCCTACGGGGCACCTGGCTACGCCGAACAACCGTCGGCCTATCCGCCTCCGCAGCCCGGCGCCTACCCGCCCCCGCCGCCGCCGCAGTACGGCGCCGCGCCGTATCCGGGCGGCTACGGCTACCCGGCCCCCGAGCAGGGCACCAACACCCTGGCGATCTCGTCACTGGTGGCGTCGGTCATCGGATTGCTGTGCGGGATCGGCTCGATCGTCGGGATCGTCTGCGGCATCATCGCGCTCAACCAGATCAAGCGAACCCGTCAGGGCGGCTACGGTCTGGCCATCGCCGGCATCGTCGTGGGCGTCGCAACCCTGATCATCAGCATGATCTGGGCGATCTACGCCTGGCGCTGACCCGATGACCTATCCCCCGCACCCGGAGGGCACACCGCCGCCGGCTGATCCGTACGCGCCGGTGGACTATCCATCGAACTTCCCCACGATGCCACCACCGGTGTATCCGGCGCCCTACCCGCCGCCCACGGCGTACCCGGGGTACCCGTACCCGCCCCCCGCCTACCCCGGTTATGGCGATCCCTACGACCCGTACCGGCCGACCAAACCGCCCGGCACCAACGGAAAAGCCATCGCGGCGTTGGTGACCTCGCTGGCCGGTCTGCTGCTCTGCGGGCTGCCCTCGATCGCAGGCATCATTCTCGGGATCGTCGCAATGCGGGAAACCAAGCGCACCGGGCAGGACGGCTTCGGGCTCGCGGTCGCCGGCGTGGCCATCGGCGCGGTGATCATCGCCCTGATCGTGCTCTACATCGCGTTCGTGGTCATCCTCGCCGCCAGTACCACGACCTCACCCAGCAGCTATTAGCTCGGCGGGGTGAATCGCTCACCCTGACGTTGCATCCCGGCCGCCCGGCCCTTGCCGACGACCACCAGCGCCATCTTGCGGCTGGCTTCGTCGATCATCTCGTCACCGAGCATCACCGCGCCGCGGGCTCCGCCCGCCGTCGACGTGTGCCAGTCGTAGGCCTCGAGAATGAGTTCGGCGCGGTCGTATTCGGCTTGGGCAGGAGAGAAGATCTCGTTGCCCGCGTCGATCTGGTCGGGATGAAGCACCCACTTGCCGTCGTAGCCCAGCGCCGCCGAACGCCCGGCCACCCGCCGGAACGCCGCCACGTCACGCACCTTCAGATACGGCCCGTCGATCGCGGCGATGCCGTGCGCGCGGGCGGCAACGAGGATCGTCATCAACACGTGGTGATACGCGTCGCCGACGTCGTAACCCTCCGGCTGCTCGCCCACCACCAGGGTTCGCATGTTCAGGCTGGCCATCAGATCCGCCGGGCCGAGCACCAACGCCTGCACCCG contains the following coding sequences:
- a CDS encoding DUF4190 domain-containing protein, which gives rise to MTYPPHPEGTPPPADPYAPVDYPSNFPTMPPPVYPAPYPPPTAYPGYPYPPPAYPGYGDPYDPYRPTKPPGTNGKAIAALVTSLAGLLLCGLPSIAGIILGIVAMRETKRTGQDGFGLAVAGVAIGAVIIALIVLYIAFVVILAASTTTSPSSY
- a CDS encoding HpcH/HpaI aldolase/citrate lyase family protein, which produces MENAYRPRRTCLSVPGSSLKMIEKAKALPADEVFLDLEDAVAPDAKAQARKQVGAALASPGWAGQLRGVRVNDWTTPWTYSDVIDVVSEVASARDGHLDVIVLPKVTDASHVHALDLLLTQLELTHGLPVGGIGVDAQIEDAKGLANIHAIAAAPRVQALVLGPADLMASLNMRTLVVGEQPEGYDVGDAYHHVLMTILVAARAHGIAAIDGPYLKVRDVAAFRRVAGRSAALGYDGKWVLHPDQIDAGNEIFSPAQAEYDRAELILEAYDWHTSTAGGARGAVMLGDEMIDEASRKMALVVVGKGRAAGMQRQGERFTPPS
- a CDS encoding DUF4190 domain-containing protein, with amino-acid sequence MNSMTASGGDSGEKPQNAGEQGPSEGTHEAPPIEQNPASPGYETAPSGYESAPPAYPGYDAPGAYPPPPGYSAPGYPPPPPGYGPQPGYPPPSPGAYGAPGYAEQPSAYPPPQPGAYPPPPPPQYGAAPYPGGYGYPAPEQGTNTLAISSLVASVIGLLCGIGSIVGIVCGIIALNQIKRTRQGGYGLAIAGIVVGVATLIISMIWAIYAWR